The Seriola aureovittata isolate HTS-2021-v1 ecotype China chromosome 8, ASM2101889v1, whole genome shotgun sequence genome contains the following window.
CTATTGCCATATCTACAGGATCTTGAATAATTAAATATCAATAATAACTTACAATGCATTGCAGTACAACACAGCACATTATGACCTCATTACTTGTTGAATCAGCAACTCTTTGACAGCCCCAATACTAACTgcataaaaactcaacaaaatagTGTTTATTGTGAACCTGCAATGTACTTTATAATGTATATGATTTAACCGTTTATTTTGTACAACCCGTGCTCAGTATTTTTCTTAAACCTGTAGTCACTGAATTACATGtccatacatatatatatatatatacaacgCTTAGAGACAGCTCTGTAAGTACATTATTCGTCAATTATTCATGATAACCTGATATTTTCCACACTGTCCGTTAATTTTTACACGCACATAGGTATGATACTGTTGAATCTGGTTACATTTTTGTCAGATTAAGAGTGGATTgcaacacaagaaacaaaagatAAGAATAGCGCTTTGAAACATTATTCGAAACGAAATATTTGCTGTGTCGAGTTGAAATAGACGAGAGGGGTAGAAGTCGTTTTTATTAGAGGCAGAATAGGTACTCTGAGTTCCTTCCTGTGTGTTAGGGGCGTGTACGTCTTCTGTGAAAAGAAATCAGCGCGTATACAATTGGCCGAAGCCGTGAGTGGCAGCAGCTACTATCCAATCAGACTCCGTCtcttcagaaatgtgtttttttttctgccggTTCTAGAAAACCAACCACGAGTTGTCGTCGTGTGGGAGAATCCATCTTGAAGAGAGCTCTCCGGTTGTGTTACCAGTAAGCAGGTTTTCGTACTACTTTAGCCTTGGTTTTTTCATTATATTGTCACGTAAGTACTCGGATTGTTGTAGTCTTTTCgttattttctcttttagaGATACATTAAATGTCTTTGAGTAGTAGAAAATATGAGCATAGACGGAGTGCGGTTAGCACGGCCTCTGCATTACGTAACTGCGAATTTGAGTTGTACAGTCTAGGCTTGGGTTATCAGTGTGATACAGATGGCTCCACTTTTTCTAATCTTTGGCTGTAGCAAAATTGTACTTTAAGATGGTGGGTGGTTACTGCGTTGTGTAAGTAAACATTACTCTGTTGCCATTTGCTTGCACTCGGTAACAAATGAGGCTTTCTGGGAATGTATGGAGCGCGATTGTGCCGGCCAAAATGGTGGGAAATGCCATGTATTGGCACCATGTAAATGGCGAGGCATGTACGGCATTACGGGTTATATAATCACCGTGATTTTCTaagttaattatttttttcctttcggTTTAGGTATAATAGTGCAAAATGtctgagacagagcagcagtatatggaaacatcagaaaacgGCCACGAAGTCGACGATGATTTCAACGGAGCCGGCCTCACCGAAGAGGGGAACGACGACAGCACCGCGAATGACTGCGGAGAGGGCGCGGGGCCCGACGCCGACGGGAACTCGCAGAACGGTGGCACCGAGGGCGGACAGATCGACGCCAGCAAAGGCGAGGAGGATGCGGGGTGAGTCTACAATGTCATAATGTGATTCTTTGGCGAAGCCGACACTTATATACGTACTCGTGGCTTGCCATGTTTCTTTGTTCAACCGGCCTTTGTTGGCGCCATGTGCAGAGTGGAGGGGGGATGGGCGCTTGAGCAGGGATCAAATCTAACATGTATTGGCTCATAAGAAGCAATAATTTTGCGGTGGTTTCTGTGGTCGCACAGCGATTTTTTAACTATATTGAATTAATGTCGTAAAATAGCCTTAAGCTACTGCAACTGTAGCCTGCCGTCCTACGTCATTGGGTCAACAGATGTTGTGGAACAGTGTGTACATTTACACCCCCTCCTGCCCAAcaaccacccccacccccacagcCATATAAAGTTGTAGTAGCAGTGCTGCCTGTAACGCTAAacctctcccttttcctctttctgtgtttaGGAAAATGTTTGTCGGTGGTCTTAGCTGGGACACAAGCAAGAAGGATCTTAAAGATTACTTCTCTAAATTTGGTGAGGTGACAGACTGCACCATAAAAATGGACCAGCAGACAGGCCGGTCAAGAGGCTTTGGCTTCATTCTCTTTAAAGATGCAGCAAGTGTAGACAAGGTGAGTTGGGAAGAAATTATGTTAGAGCTTTATCAACTCTAGTGTGTATACGGGATGGGTAGTTTTCAATGttttctcccctcccctcccttagGTTCTTGAACAGAAGGAGCACAGGTTAGATGGCCGACAGATCGACCCCAAGAAGGCCATGGCCATGAAGAAGGATCCAGTCAAGAAAATCTTTGTGGGTGGCCTTAACCCTGACACTTCAAAGGAAGTCATTCAGGAGTACTTTGGGACCTTTGGAGAGGTAAGACATTTACGGGGTTTTGCCCTATGTGAAGCCTCTGAATTACAATGACACTGActgtttcaaatgtttgttttttcttttgtttagaTTGAGACCATTGAGCTTCCCCAAGATCCAAAGACGGAAAAGAGACGGGGATTCGTATTCATCACATACAAAGAAGAGGCTCCCGTCAAGAAAGTTATGGAGAAGAAATACCATAATGTTGGTGGAAGCAAGGTAACGGCATATCACACATTCTTTATTCAGGGGAAATTGTGTATCGTGTACTCAGTTTCATAATTATGCTCCATAAGCCATTTCACTCTTAAATGCAATGTGCTCTTGTGTGGTGTTCCAGTGTGAAATTAAAATAGCCCAGCCCAAAGAGGtctaccagcagcagcagtatggTGCTCGTGGATACGGAGGACGTGGCAGGGGCCGTGGAGGTAAACGCCTTTATATGCATACCAGCAAAGTCTTTATTTTAATCTAGACTCAATTGTAAATTTGTGTGGATTAACTGTCTGGGTTCTGTGTGCGGGAGAGTTGTGACAAAGGCTTCACCTGTTGTTTTTAGGCCAGGGCCAGAACTGGAATCAAGGCTACAATAACTACTGGAACCAGGGATACAACCAGAACTATGGCTACGGACAGCAAGGCTACGGATATGGCGGCTATGGCAACTATGACTACTCTGCTGGTTATTACGGCTATGGGGGTGGCTACGATTACAGTAAGCGATAAGTGCCcccagggaaagaaaaagaaactttattttcttggtCCTCCTTGTTGTACAGAAGAACTCAGTCCCTTTTTCTCTTGTCCTCCAGACCAGGGCAATACAAGCTATGGGAAAACTCCAAGACGTGGAGGCCACCAGAGTAGCTACAAGCCATACTGATCACACGTAGTGCAGGTATGCATTTTTGCATCATCCGTGGTAGTATGAGAACATAGCTGTAACCATTGGTGCCTTTTTGACCCCAAAGATCTCCATCTACTCTAAATCCATTCAAGCATTGTGGTGGGGTTAGGGTAGGTCGTGTTGTGGGGTCTGTGATCATTAAAGATGGATTCATTCCACCTGTCAGCCATCTTAAGATGCATCTCTACAAACACTACTTGATCAATAAGGGTTGAGTTTGTGGTGGTTGAGAACAGGAATAAGGACCGTTCCACCTTTCACCAGGGTGCTACGTGTAATAGCTAGCGGTCGTGTGTCCCCCTCCCCCCAAAGTGTGTCTGTCCATTCACTGACCTGTCAAACTCATTCATgcacctgtctgtctttgtgtaacTGCATGCCATATTTGGTTTATTCTCAGTAACGTTAAGCACCGTGTTTTTCTCTTAAGGTCTAaagtaaataagaaaaagagATCCATGGTCTGACCACAGCGAACATGGGCTCTGGCTTTTCCTTTGGAGTTGGCAGAAATTTGGACTCATGCTCCATTTGTACAGATCAAGTGAGGAACTGGGGAAGCAAATGTcacttttccactttttattttatattgttttgtgtCCATTTACATTTCCAGTGATGGAAGTGTTATTTTTACTGTACTTTTTGGTACCTTTTTGAATCTAATGTATTGTATGGTTGTATTTTTACATGTCTACTGGATTTACAGATGAGCAGGAGCAAGAGCTTTTAAAgctcacaaataaaacaactttgctttttttttttttttttcttttggtgtttATAGATCTTTAGTTATTTTCTCCCGTGCTGAGTGTTGGATGCGAGTTGCATGGCTTCAGATGTGGGGTGAGGTAAAATAAGGGATTTAAACTAATCAAAGGGTTCATTGTCAGCGTATCAATGAATGTTTGCAGATGGCATAGTAGACGAAGACAAccagcatctttttttttttcttttttttttttttcctttggctTTTAAGGAGATTCTTCCCCCATCATGTCTGCAATTTTAAGTGGCTTTACTAGTGTTATTCAACTGAACGCAAGCCTGTTAATGTAAGAGGGTACTCCCTCTCTCACTGGAAACTCATTCCTCTAGTGTCTTGGGCAAATTGGTAGAAATAAACTTTTGGTTTATATTACACATGGatctttttgttattatttgtaaagttaatgttaaatgttttgtacTGTTAAATGgcttgcttgttttgtcttgaGTAATGTTAACATCTCTACGGATGCCTCTTTGGGAAGCTGTGGGAGAGGGCTTCACTACCTGCAGGATAACTGGCTGAGTGTTAATACCCACCCCACTAGATGTGAAACTGCGATACTTGAGAATTTTTGTGAATGTGTCCAGGAGTTAAAGATAGTGGTCTGGTAAGTGCTTATCTCAACCATAATGTATATTGAGAACATGTTGCTGATCAGTGTTATAAGCTGggattcattattttaaatattgctACTGTGggtaaaagaaaagtcagaataGACAGTGAGGAGTTGGTGATAaccaagttttatttaaaaagaaaaaatcattatGGAAGTTCATTAATGTCATGTTAGTGTCTTGTATATCAGTCATCTCCCAGGTGGTAAAAATGTGCTACAGCTGGCATCACTTAAAAATATGATTGCCTTCATTTGGCTGGGTTTCATCAGAGAGATGACTGCCACACCATAAATTGGCACTGAACACCTGGGGGGGGGGAAAAGAGATATTCAGTTTTAGGTTGTGTGGCTCCAAACAAACCATAGTGCCATCTACTGTCACTACTTTTCTATTCCCTAAATTTAAGCTTTCATATAAAAATTTACTGCTAGAGACAGTTGTATTACATCAGACTTTAACTAatgcatttcaaaaacaaagtgatgtgGTCCCCACAGTGGTCAGTGTTGAGTGCAAGGCGGCAACATGTTCTGCCAGGTGAAATGACTGAACTTGTTTGATCTACTGGAACCTCAAGTATAGACATTCATATCTCTACCTCTGAACTTTATGAATGTGACCTTCTGACAATGTCTGATGCAATTAAAAGTTTTTCTACAGGTTTAACAAACCTTAGATTTCTTCCTTTTCCGGTTTAAGGTCATTGGCTTCCACGTCTGTGAGAACAagaaaatgtaactttattCTGCACTTCAGTTATGAATGTGTGAAAGAAACTCTTTGTAGgcatcttttttattattattaagtgttTTGTGTTAAGCCGATTACATATATACAATCCTGTGGTACCAGTTTAAGTGTcaagatggtgtttgtgtgattaACCTTTGAGGATGCGGTCAATACATTGCACCACTAGTTCTGCATCCTCCATACTGAAGCACATAGGAGGTTTAAACTTCAAGACACTTTCCCAGGGGCCATCTGTACTGACACAGATTCGATCTTCCTCTTTCAACCTGATGTAAAGGGGACCACATGGCAAGTGTATACATGAGAAACAGACAGCGGACAggcaaaaactgcaaaactaTATCGATTAGCTACTGTATTGCACTTTAATCCCATAATTCCATACCTCTTCACCACcaatgctgctgtttctgtggcAGGAGTCCTCTGCCCTCTGTCTTTAACCAGCTCAACACCCACAAACAGTCCTACacctctgtaaaaaaaaaaaaaatagagaaacatctttttgtcacttttatgtCACGCCATTATGCTTAATATTATGTGTCAAAGTGGCAGTAGCTTGTATACACATTATCAAAACTGTGTGTATCTGAGGTGTATCTCAAGATTACATTATTTAGAGAGCAGGTTTTTTGTAATATTGAGGGAAGAGGGATTTTTTTAAGACTACAGTTGCTGGAAGTTAAGGAATTTATATCAATACCATCAttctgaagaaaaacatttgattaaaCATCCAGGTTTGGCAAGGAAGCTCAATGCTCCTGATGGGTATGTCTAAAAAATGAGTTGCTGtagttttttggtatttttgctccGTAAATTTTGCTTGgtatttaaaagaaatcaatgtCAAACTTAAGTGCCttacagagtttttttttcgcagaaaacattttgacatgtcaagGTAGGAAAAGAAAGGGTGTAAATACGGCTAAATTGTATTACTGCTACAGATTCTGGGTGGTTTCACTGTCTTGACTTACTAGGACGTGATTAGCAGGACACATTGTTAGTGTTATGCTTAACACCCATGCTTTTCTTGCAATGATGAGTTAAAATATCTATTGTAAGGCAAGGCTCACTAcaaaaaatgagaataaataaattggGATGAATTAAATGTTTCTGGGATAAGGGCGCATTTTTACTCTGGTGGTTTTGCATGCTTAACATGACATAATCTTATTTTGAATCCAATTAGCCTGTCTATAATGTAAAGTCCCAACGTGAGTTACAAGCTGTGTCATCTTCTCAGAGGCcctgcacattcacacacgggTCTATTTTAGAAAAATACTTTCAAAGACTTAGTTATACTGATATGCAACTGACATTCTGATGCTGTATAATTTATCAAGATGCATGATTTTCTGGTTACTGAGCACATTTCATTGTCATTACTTCTCTACAACTATTTCAAGCCAAGGCACCCAAGTGTGAAAAATTAGTGCAGCCAATTAAATATCAGCTCTCACACCAAAACATTCGAGCACTGTACCTGCTCACACTGTGAGCCTGGGCTCTGAGAATAGAATAGCACTAGCCTTTATGAGTTTGAAGAGCCGGAGTGAACTAGTTACTGCATCCCTACCTGACATCACCAATTATTTGATGtcttttttgtagttttgtgagCAAATCTTTAAGATGTGCTCCCACTCTCGCGGCATTTCCTCTTAGGTCCTCCTCCTCTATCACATCCAGGACTGCCAGGCCAATTGCACATGACACTGGATTCCCTCCGAACTGTATGAAGTTGGACAGAAAACTTTCATCTCAATATATGCAACAAGGGtagtcaaaacaaaatgtccacAGAAATAGTACACTTGGAAAAATTTTTACAAAATCTACCTTCAAAGAGCCTATGGTCATGTAACTGACACAAGTACTAATACAAATTCTTACTATGTGATCACATTTTACTATGAATGACATGATTAGTGTCAGACTATAAAATCATTATCAGATTACGACTCTAAAGCTGGGAAAAGCTATAGATGCAAACTTCAAGCAGCATTCTTTGATATTTCATTGAGGTTACTGTATAGTCACCGTATTGAAGTACTCCACTCCATTGGCTGTGAAAGCTCCAGCTATCTCCACAGTGGTTGCCACACATGCCAACGGATGGCCGTTGCCCATCGGTTTGCCCAAGGTCACTATGTCAGGACAGAAACCCTCTCCCTGCAGCTGGAAAGCCCAAAAGTGACTTCCCACACGTCCAAAACCTGTCTGCACCTC
Protein-coding sequences here:
- the hnrnpaba gene encoding heterogeneous nuclear ribonucleoprotein A/Ba, which codes for MSETEQQYMETSENGHEVDDDFNGAGLTEEGNDDSTANDCGEGAGPDADGNSQNGGTEGGQIDASKGEEDAGKMFVGGLSWDTSKKDLKDYFSKFGEVTDCTIKMDQQTGRSRGFGFILFKDAASVDKVLEQKEHRLDGRQIDPKKAMAMKKDPVKKIFVGGLNPDTSKEVIQEYFGTFGEIETIELPQDPKTEKRRGFVFITYKEEAPVKKVMEKKYHNVGGSKCEIKIAQPKEVYQQQQYGARGYGGRGRGRGGQGQNWNQGYNNYWNQGYNQNYGYGQQGYGYGGYGNYDYSAGYYGYGGGYDYNQGNTSYGKTPRRGGHQSSYKPY